The proteins below are encoded in one region of Chitinophagales bacterium:
- a CDS encoding calcium/sodium antiporter: MLDTITYSIFWFFILAVALYTLLRSADYFVETAEKFGLKFKIPAFIVGATVVAFGTSLPELAVGVISVLQDESDIVTGTVVGSNISNILFIIGVGIALSSGLKIDFNKQKVEFLILIATTLICSYFLYDKQMTTIEAIICLLMLLAYLIYVIKFSKSEEEEEQSEDEKFNAIKIALFIASIGGIWLGAKFVTDAIVNISSRLNLGSDVISQTVVALGTSLPELAVTISATRKKKFGIVLGNVIGSNIFNLLAVLSIPAIVGNLTHHFYVVKDNSFNTFSIPIMIGATLLLVLLSLLKQTPRVAGFIFILLYLFFMVGSFLKIELL, translated from the coding sequence TTGTTAGATACCATTACTTACTCAATTTTTTGGTTTTTTATATTAGCTGTTGCCTTATACACTTTATTGCGTTCTGCGGATTATTTTGTAGAAACTGCTGAAAAATTTGGTTTAAAATTTAAAATTCCTGCTTTTATAGTGGGAGCTACGGTTGTAGCTTTTGGCACTTCTCTACCCGAACTTGCCGTAGGCGTTATTTCTGTTTTACAAGATGAATCGGATATTGTTACAGGAACAGTGGTAGGTTCTAATATTAGCAATATTCTTTTTATTATTGGTGTAGGCATAGCTTTAAGTAGTGGTTTAAAAATAGATTTTAACAAACAAAAAGTTGAATTTTTAATACTAATTGCTACAACCTTAATTTGCTCATACTTTTTGTATGATAAACAAATGACAACCATAGAAGCCATTATATGCTTATTAATGCTATTGGCTTATTTAATTTATGTTATCAAATTTTCTAAAAGTGAAGAGGAAGAAGAGCAAAGTGAAGATGAAAAATTTAATGCTATAAAAATAGCTTTGTTTATTGCCAGTATTGGTGGTATTTGGCTGGGAGCAAAGTTTGTAACCGATGCTATAGTTAACATCAGCTCACGTTTAAATTTAGGTAGCGATGTAATATCTCAAACCGTAGTGGCTTTAGGTACTTCTTTGCCTGAACTGGCGGTAACAATATCTGCTACAAGAAAAAAGAAGTTTGGGATAGTATTAGGCAATGTTATAGGTTCTAATATTTTTAATTTATTGGCAGTACTTTCTATTCCTGCTATTGTGGGCAATTTAACTCATCATTTTTACGTAGTAAAAGACAATTCTTTTAATACTTTTAGCATTCCTATTATGATAGGTGCTACACTATTACTTGTTCTTTTGTCCTTATTAAAACAAACGCCACGTGTAGCGGGTTTTATTTTTATACTGCTTTATTTGTTTTTTATGGTAGGTTCTTTTTTGAAGATTGAATTGTTGTAG